The following coding sequences lie in one Mycoplasma crocodyli MP145 genomic window:
- a CDS encoding PolC-type DNA polymerase III — translation MTNKKYYQDETFNKFMEFLHVPKIPTLREAFIPEPIHFEFVNEQYIFYVNISIPSVPKISDFDILLKRLKVSNGQKFIVNFKIINSINDAQYMKDYILYIIENFQELEWIKLRIDDFTFNANHTIPSWRLCYYDESLKLNVESACEFINRELNKIGFLGFNIYPDYLEYVQNKNTESLQNLQDLIDEKLRKIKTEDVVFSKIGTKKFTKNTRNKNYLKRTIEQINNDEIEEKTRVSFNGYVYKSDYSVSKNEKHIYTFSITDYKDAIEVKWFLNEQLDKDRTVNVGDFVFVEGSLSKNMRDVVFVFADDVAKQKDNKKIITDDSEIKRVELNTKSKMNTMDGILTPIQLINKAKELGHRAVALLDSNSVQGFPDFYNAAKKAKIKPILGATFSTIPQSNNSVSNFQKDGILKEQEYVCFDIETTGLSPRYHELIEFGATIIKNGSVISREQFFIKAKNSLSAFTINLTGITDQMLKNEGLELKPALLKISKLFENRIAVAHNSTFDMNFLFQKFLDNKMEIPKTTFIDTLVVSRLLFSKDSKHRLENYVGRLGIIYNSDAAHRADYDAEILANAWIPSMNLLAEININTIVELRDYKSNQLYFKKFSDDVSVIALNQKGLKELFNFVSLSLTERMYNQPKIFFEDIKRSKNILVGSSTLNGLVINALFFKNDTELRNYIEKFDYIEIPCLSNFKHWIEYGDFKEEDIKNALKYLVKTAKEMKKIVVAVGDVRYINETEKTAYSLLVYAKAIGGDRHYLFDYKRKHDLKLPERFYLTTEQMIEEFSFLEDKLAYEIVVENTNLITDKINEIEVIKKDLYTPKFDDSPTKLKDLVYKTAREKYGEKLPEIVENRIKKEINPILKYGYDVIYWISHKLVKKSIDNGYLVGSRGSVGSSLVATLSGITEVNPLPPHFVCPKCKKFELIDNLKISSGFDLDDKECEKCKITMDKDGQTIPFETFLGFEADKVPDIDLNFSGDYQGEIHNEIRRLFGENHTFRAGTIATAASKTSYGYIKNALDESGKKISSTFVDYLTSIIEGVKRGTGQHPGGIIIIPKEYSVEDFTPINFPGNDVESDWKTTHFDFHAIHDNVLKLDILGHDDPTAIKMLERLTGVDVKKDIPKKDKKVMSIFTSPAALGINSSQIGGEPTGALGIPEFGTPFVRKMLEQAKAKSFADLISLSGLSHGTDVWLNNAQSLIKEKGHTIDQVISCRDDIMVYLIKHGVDSLYAFKIMEQVRKGKGITEEQEQDLRKNKIPQWYIDSMKKIKYMFPKAHATAYVLMAWRIAWFKVYKPLEYYATFFTTRCDVFDVANMCEDFKITKINNRIAEINSKPINEISAKEANLIPVLEIARELYARGFTISKISITKSLEKEWVIDYQNKTIIPPFSALDSLGDSTAYSITQARKEKPFISKEDFANRTSVSKTQYAEFEKLGVFKELPESDQNTLF, via the coding sequence ATGACTAATAAAAAATACTATCAAGATGAAACTTTTAATAAATTTATGGAGTTTTTACATGTTCCAAAAATTCCAACTTTAAGAGAAGCTTTTATTCCTGAACCAATTCATTTTGAATTTGTAAATGAACAATATATTTTTTATGTAAACATATCAATACCTAGTGTTCCAAAAATTTCTGATTTTGATATTTTACTTAAGAGATTAAAAGTAAGCAATGGGCAAAAGTTCATTGTTAACTTTAAAATAATAAACTCTATAAATGATGCTCAATATATGAAAGATTACATTCTTTACATAATTGAAAATTTTCAGGAATTAGAGTGAATAAAACTTAGAATAGATGATTTTACATTCAACGCAAACCACACAATACCAAGTTGAAGACTTTGCTATTATGATGAAAGTCTAAAATTAAATGTTGAAAGTGCTTGCGAATTTATTAATAGAGAATTAAATAAAATTGGTTTTTTAGGCTTTAATATTTATCCAGATTATTTAGAATATGTGCAAAATAAAAATACTGAATCGCTTCAAAATTTACAAGATTTAATTGATGAAAAATTAAGAAAAATAAAAACTGAAGATGTGGTTTTTTCTAAAATTGGAACTAAAAAATTTACCAAAAATACTAGAAATAAAAATTATTTAAAGAGAACTATTGAGCAAATAAATAATGACGAAATAGAGGAAAAAACAAGAGTTTCATTTAATGGTTATGTTTATAAAAGTGATTATAGTGTTTCAAAAAATGAAAAACACATTTATACTTTTTCAATTACTGATTACAAAGACGCTATTGAAGTTAAGTGGTTTTTAAACGAACAATTAGATAAAGATAGAACGGTTAATGTTGGTGATTTTGTTTTTGTAGAAGGATCGCTAAGCAAAAATATGAGAGATGTTGTTTTCGTTTTTGCTGATGATGTTGCTAAACAAAAAGACAATAAAAAAATAATTACTGATGATTCTGAAATTAAAAGAGTTGAACTTAATACAAAAAGCAAAATGAATACAATGGATGGAATTTTAACACCAATACAATTAATTAATAAAGCGAAAGAATTAGGACATAGAGCAGTTGCTTTATTAGATTCGAATAGCGTTCAAGGATTCCCTGATTTTTATAATGCAGCAAAAAAAGCAAAAATTAAACCAATTCTTGGGGCTACTTTTTCAACTATACCACAGTCAAATAATTCAGTTTCTAATTTCCAAAAAGATGGAATTTTAAAAGAACAAGAATATGTTTGTTTTGATATAGAAACAACAGGTCTATCTCCAAGATATCATGAACTAATTGAATTTGGTGCAACAATAATTAAGAACGGATCAGTAATTTCAAGAGAGCAATTTTTCATAAAAGCAAAAAATTCACTTAGTGCTTTTACTATCAATTTGACCGGTATTACAGATCAAATGCTTAAAAATGAAGGTTTAGAATTAAAACCTGCATTATTAAAAATCAGCAAGTTATTTGAAAACAGAATCGCTGTTGCACATAACTCAACATTTGATATGAATTTTTTATTTCAAAAATTTCTAGACAACAAAATGGAAATTCCCAAAACAACTTTTATAGATACATTAGTTGTGTCTAGATTACTCTTTAGTAAAGATAGTAAACACAGATTGGAAAATTATGTAGGAAGACTTGGGATTATTTATAACTCCGATGCTGCTCACCGAGCAGATTACGATGCTGAAATTTTAGCAAATGCTTGAATTCCATCAATGAATTTATTGGCTGAAATTAATATAAACACCATTGTCGAACTTAGAGATTATAAAAGTAATCAATTATATTTTAAAAAGTTCTCAGATGATGTGAGTGTAATAGCACTTAATCAAAAAGGTTTAAAAGAACTATTTAACTTTGTATCATTATCACTAACTGAAAGAATGTATAACCAACCAAAAATATTTTTTGAAGACATTAAGAGATCAAAAAATATTTTAGTTGGATCAAGTACGCTAAACGGATTAGTAATAAATGCTTTATTTTTTAAAAACGATACCGAACTAAGAAATTACATTGAAAAATTTGACTATATAGAAATCCCTTGTTTATCAAACTTTAAACATTGAATTGAGTATGGTGATTTTAAAGAAGAAGATATAAAAAACGCTTTAAAATACTTGGTTAAAACGGCAAAAGAAATGAAAAAAATAGTTGTTGCGGTAGGTGATGTCAGATACATTAACGAAACAGAAAAAACAGCTTATTCGCTTTTAGTTTATGCAAAAGCTATTGGTGGAGATAGGCATTATTTATTTGATTATAAAAGAAAGCATGACTTAAAGTTGCCTGAAAGGTTTTATTTAACTACTGAACAAATGATTGAAGAATTTAGTTTTCTAGAAGACAAATTAGCTTATGAAATTGTTGTAGAAAACACAAATTTAATTACTGATAAAATTAATGAAATAGAAGTAATTAAAAAAGATTTGTATACACCAAAATTTGATGATTCTCCAACAAAGTTAAAAGATTTGGTTTATAAAACAGCAAGAGAAAAATATGGTGAAAAACTTCCTGAAATAGTTGAAAATAGAATTAAAAAAGAAATTAATCCTATATTAAAATATGGTTATGATGTTATTTATTGAATATCCCACAAGCTTGTTAAAAAATCAATTGATAATGGTTATTTAGTTGGTAGTCGTGGGTCTGTTGGATCATCTTTGGTAGCTACATTATCAGGAATAACAGAGGTTAACCCTCTTCCACCACACTTTGTTTGTCCTAAATGCAAAAAGTTTGAACTTATAGACAATTTAAAAATAAGTTCTGGATTTGATTTAGATGATAAGGAATGCGAAAAATGCAAAATAACAATGGATAAGGACGGTCAAACAATTCCTTTTGAAACATTCTTAGGTTTTGAAGCCGATAAAGTTCCTGATATTGATTTAAACTTCTCCGGAGATTATCAAGGTGAAATTCATAATGAGATTAGAAGATTGTTTGGAGAAAACCACACTTTTAGAGCCGGAACTATAGCAACGGCTGCTTCAAAAACAAGTTATGGTTATATTAAAAATGCACTTGATGAAAGTGGTAAAAAAATATCAAGTACTTTTGTTGATTATTTAACTTCAATTATCGAAGGAGTAAAAAGAGGAACTGGTCAACACCCCGGAGGAATAATAATTATTCCTAAAGAATATAGTGTTGAAGATTTCACACCAATTAACTTCCCAGGTAATGATGTTGAAAGTGATTGAAAAACAACACACTTTGATTTCCATGCAATTCATGATAATGTTCTTAAATTAGATATACTTGGGCATGATGATCCAACAGCCATAAAAATGTTAGAGCGTTTAACTGGTGTAGATGTTAAAAAAGATATACCAAAAAAAGATAAAAAAGTTATGTCCATTTTTACATCACCTGCTGCTCTTGGTATTAATTCTAGCCAAATCGGGGGTGAGCCAACAGGTGCTTTAGGAATTCCTGAATTTGGAACTCCTTTTGTTAGAAAGATGTTAGAACAAGCTAAAGCAAAAAGTTTTGCTGACTTAATTTCGCTTTCAGGACTTTCACACGGTACAGACGTTTGGTTAAACAATGCACAAAGTTTAATTAAGGAAAAAGGACACACAATAGACCAAGTTATTTCATGTAGAGATGACATTATGGTTTATTTAATCAAGCATGGTGTTGATTCTTTATATGCTTTTAAAATTATGGAACAAGTTAGAAAAGGTAAAGGAATCACCGAAGAACAAGAGCAAGACCTTAGAAAAAATAAAATACCACAATGATACATAGATAGTATGAAAAAAATTAAGTACATGTTTCCTAAAGCACATGCTACTGCATATGTTCTAATGGCTTGAAGAATTGCTTGATTTAAAGTTTATAAACCTCTTGAATATTATGCAACGTTTTTTACAACAAGATGCGATGTTTTTGATGTAGCTAACATGTGTGAAGATTTCAAAATAACTAAAATTAATAATAGAATTGCAGAAATAAATTCAAAACCAATTAATGAAATATCTGCTAAAGAAGCAAACTTAATTCCCGTTTTAGAAATAGCGCGTGAGTTATATGCGCGTGGATTTACGATAAGTAAAATATCAATTACTAAGAGCTTAGAAAAAGAATGAGTGATAGATTATCAAAATAAAACCATTATTCCACCTTTTTCAGCTCTTGATAGTTTGGGTGATAGTACTGCTTATTCGATAACACAAGCAAGAAAAGAAAAACCGTTTATTTCAAAAGAGGATTTTGCAAACAGAACTTCAGTTTCCAAAACTCAGTATGCTGAATTTGAAAAACTCGGTGTTTTCAAAGAACTTCCTGAGTCTGATCAAAATACTTTATTTTAG
- a CDS encoding phosphatidate cytidylyltransferase gives MLNFEKIKNNRIIPAILLAVFFGGFFSFMIIGGNSQGKFGEISRLISYIMLSIIFIYICFELFNSFGLGLYYSLFLSCLCSVAFAFPMITISNFIDYEIDAGTSYGMKNIIELIFRDFWSVIIMFLISLSYFFIKIFTVENVSYKNLTIKATVLFITLYFLMIASKQLIYSSTSAWKYLILFFAVSISCDMFGYFGGKYFGHKFFKNKFAPSISPKKTWEGAISAYLMSFIILSSTIFTLNLFNSNIGIQIFANITLPMFAIMGDLSFSAIKRMNSTKDFSKILLGHGGILDRYDSISFVFFFGFLMYFVA, from the coding sequence ATGTTGAACTTTGAAAAAATAAAAAACAATAGAATTATTCCGGCTATACTATTAGCTGTGTTTTTTGGTGGTTTTTTTTCATTTATGATAATTGGTGGAAACTCACAAGGAAAATTTGGTGAAATATCAAGATTAATTAGCTACATAATGTTGTCGATAATTTTTATATATATTTGCTTTGAATTATTTAATAGTTTTGGTCTTGGTTTATATTATTCTTTATTTTTATCGTGTTTATGCTCTGTCGCTTTTGCTTTTCCTATGATAACTATTTCAAATTTCATTGATTACGAAATAGATGCAGGTACAAGTTATGGAATGAAAAATATAATAGAATTGATTTTTAGAGATTTTTGAAGTGTAATTATTATGTTTTTAATTTCGTTAAGCTATTTTTTTATAAAAATCTTTACTGTTGAAAATGTTAGTTACAAAAACTTAACAATTAAAGCAACTGTTTTGTTTATAACTCTTTATTTCTTGATGATTGCTTCAAAGCAATTAATTTATTCATCAACTAGTGCATGAAAATATTTAATTCTATTTTTTGCTGTAAGTATTTCATGTGACATGTTTGGATATTTTGGTGGTAAATATTTTGGACACAAATTTTTTAAGAATAAATTTGCGCCATCAATTTCTCCTAAAAAAACTTGAGAGGGTGCAATAAGTGCTTATCTAATGAGTTTCATAATTTTATCTTCAACGATATTTACACTTAATTTATTTAACTCAAATATAGGAATTCAGATTTTTGCAAACATCACTTTACCTATGTTTGCCATCATGGGTGACCTTTCTTTTTCAGCAATTAAAAGAATGAACTCAACAAAGGATTTTTCTAAAATACTTTTAGGCCATGGCGGTATTTTAGATAGATACGATTCGATTTCTTTTGTATTTTTCTTTGGGTTTTTAATGTATTTTGTTGCTTAA
- a CDS encoding type III pantothenate kinase, protein MISKNFKTNIKSYLTIDIGNSFIKMGLFNENKELIDFSMFPSKKIDLDKIISKLETYKMKNIVSVIMGCVVKSYWEKLNLVLKNVLSIEAYRINEKTKFSFDSSGFIAKGIGDDLLALSEYAVRKNENSIAFSFGTSNVGLFIVDKKLIGVSISAGLESSYNSLISKASLLKKTKIDRASLLSYGQDTSGALESGYFHHRNGFLLSFVNSIKAKYDDKNFYIVASGNAATSFNNNHFVEINKYAILEGYLNILTINIK, encoded by the coding sequence ATGATAAGCAAAAACTTTAAAACAAATATCAAGTCATATTTAACAATAGATATTGGTAATAGTTTCATTAAAATGGGGCTATTTAACGAAAATAAAGAACTAATTGATTTTTCTATGTTTCCTAGTAAGAAAATTGATTTAGATAAGATAATAAGTAAGTTAGAAACATATAAAATGAAAAACATAGTTAGTGTGATAATGGGTTGCGTTGTAAAAAGCTATTGAGAAAAATTGAATTTAGTACTTAAAAATGTTTTGTCGATAGAAGCTTATAGAATTAATGAAAAGACAAAATTTTCATTTGATTCTTCTGGTTTTATTGCTAAAGGAATTGGTGATGACTTGCTAGCTTTAAGTGAATACGCAGTAAGAAAAAACGAAAATTCTATAGCTTTTTCCTTTGGAACGAGTAATGTTGGTTTATTTATAGTAGATAAAAAATTAATTGGTGTGTCAATATCAGCCGGTCTAGAATCTTCTTATAATTCTTTAATTTCTAAAGCTTCACTTTTAAAGAAAACAAAGATTGATAGAGCTTCTTTATTATCCTATGGTCAAGACACTTCTGGAGCTCTTGAATCAGGATACTTTCATCATAGAAATGGCTTTTTATTGAGTTTTGTGAACTCTATAAAAGCAAAGTATGATGATAAAAATTTTTATATAGTTGCTTCAGGAAATGCGGCAACTTCATTTAACAACAATCACTTTGTTGAGATAAATAAATATGCTATTCTCGAAGGTTATTTAAATATACTCACGATTAATATAAAATAG
- a CDS encoding ECF transporter S component produces the protein MIRKIVFASIYVAMILTFSLIPFLGYITIGVVAISIIPFFVVVATVHLGFLGASTSSITFGLGSLFAALVQGDPYFIFPDLSVLPRILVGLVVYLVYKLLRDPNWWKVLILGIIAPISNTIFVTIALYIHHSFAPISWLGNINVWLVAIWLNVVVEIIACAVISTALWPAVYHLRKKEEDEKKAQIYW, from the coding sequence ATGATTAGAAAAATTGTTTTTGCTTCAATTTACGTTGCAATGATATTAACTTTTAGTTTAATTCCGTTTTTAGGATATATAACTATTGGAGTGGTTGCTATATCAATTATTCCATTTTTTGTAGTGGTAGCAACTGTTCATTTAGGATTTTTAGGCGCATCAACATCTTCAATAACGTTTGGATTAGGTTCATTATTTGCTGCTTTAGTTCAAGGAGATCCATACTTTATTTTTCCGGATTTATCTGTATTGCCAAGAATTTTAGTTGGATTAGTAGTTTATTTAGTATATAAATTATTACGCGATCCAAATTGATGAAAGGTTCTAATTTTAGGAATTATTGCTCCCATTTCAAATACTATTTTCGTTACAATAGCGCTTTATATTCATCATTCATTTGCACCAATTTCTTGATTAGGTAATATAAATGTTTGACTTGTAGCAATTTGACTTAATGTAGTTGTTGAAATTATTGCTTGTGCTGTTATCTCTACTGCACTTTGACCAGCTGTTTATCATTTAAGAAAAAAGGAAGAAGATGAGAAAAAAGCACAAATATATTGATAA
- a CDS encoding YgjP-like metallopeptidase domain-containing protein yields MILEKSYLLKKFEETNNINTKIEVIKTKNKNSYCHYVDGIFFIKLAFNHDERIVIDLIDKLVPKISIGIINSKALKIDFETNSFNLFGNQLVYEIDKKRKVIFIFDEGKMTGFIKYISENTIESKIKNWIKKKLFKELENLQRKYEEIMQCNEYKILIKEKNNTWGTNSRRTKTISYSFKLHNFAISTIESVVVHELAHDKISKHSNSFFSLIKKYFPDYDEKHAKLNHSIIK; encoded by the coding sequence ATGATTTTAGAAAAAAGCTATTTATTAAAGAAATTTGAAGAGACAAATAATATTAATACGAAAATAGAAGTTATTAAAACAAAAAATAAAAACTCTTATTGCCATTATGTGGATGGTATTTTTTTTATAAAGTTAGCTTTTAATCATGACGAACGAATAGTTATTGATTTAATAGATAAATTAGTACCAAAAATTTCAATTGGAATTATTAATAGCAAAGCTTTGAAAATTGATTTTGAAACAAATTCATTCAACCTTTTTGGAAATCAATTAGTCTATGAGATAGATAAAAAAAGAAAAGTTATTTTTATTTTTGATGAAGGAAAAATGACTGGATTTATAAAATATATTTCTGAAAATACAATTGAATCAAAAATCAAAAATTGAATAAAGAAAAAACTATTTAAGGAATTAGAAAACTTACAAAGAAAATATGAAGAAATAATGCAATGCAACGAATATAAAATATTAATTAAAGAAAAAAATAATACATGAGGAACAAATTCAAGAAGAACAAAAACAATAAGTTATAGTTTTAAACTTCATAACTTTGCAATTTCCACTATTGAAAGTGTTGTTGTTCATGAATTAGCCCATGACAAAATATCTAAACATTCAAACAGCTTTTTTTCATTGATTAAAAAATATTTTCCTGACTATGACGAAAAACACGCAAAGTTAAATCACAGCATTATAAAATAA
- a CDS encoding DnaJ C-terminal domain-containing protein, translated as MANKDYYEILGVSKNADTKTIKTAYRKLAMQHHPDKTQDPSSDQKMREINEAYETLSDEKKRKDYDMFGSGGPNAGAHNGYSQGGNPFSGFAGGFSGNPFGGGSGGFSDFFEDIFNFTSGGGRSQQEANNSSNNGPQDYQITRMIPFTDAIVGAVYKESFEKYEPCLHCKGTGAESSSDLVNCSTCIGKGYVNVVKRSFFGDVASREMCPKCSGTGKIVVRKCKSCDGEKFIKSTKKMSITIPAGVISNTNLKLSGFGGPGANGQVGDLYIRIMVKEHKYFKREGNDIHLELPISFIDVINERIIDVPTPYGLDKIKLKKTYNDTMTIKLVGKGVKTSKGTGDLRLKLRIIIPPNLSPIDYDNLIKSSMGARDNSNKEFVSKVKKER; from the coding sequence ATGGCAAATAAAGATTATTATGAAATTTTAGGTGTTAGTAAAAACGCTGACACAAAAACTATAAAAACTGCATATAGAAAACTAGCTATGCAACACCACCCTGATAAAACTCAAGATCCATCAAGTGATCAAAAAATGAGAGAAATTAATGAGGCATATGAAACCCTTTCTGATGAAAAAAAGAGAAAAGACTACGATATGTTTGGATCGGGAGGTCCAAATGCTGGTGCTCATAATGGTTACTCGCAAGGCGGAAATCCATTTAGTGGATTTGCAGGAGGATTTAGTGGTAATCCTTTTGGTGGAGGATCTGGAGGATTTAGTGACTTCTTTGAAGATATTTTTAACTTTACCAGTGGAGGAGGAAGATCTCAACAAGAAGCAAATAATTCATCAAATAATGGGCCACAAGATTATCAAATCACAAGAATGATTCCATTCACCGATGCAATAGTTGGTGCGGTTTATAAGGAATCGTTTGAAAAGTATGAACCCTGTCTTCATTGCAAAGGAACGGGAGCTGAATCATCTAGTGATTTAGTTAATTGTTCAACATGTATTGGTAAAGGATATGTTAATGTTGTAAAAAGATCATTTTTTGGAGACGTTGCTTCAAGAGAAATGTGTCCAAAATGTTCTGGTACCGGAAAAATTGTAGTTAGAAAATGTAAAAGTTGTGATGGAGAAAAATTCATCAAATCAACAAAGAAAATGTCTATTACTATTCCAGCTGGTGTTATTTCAAACACTAACCTTAAATTATCGGGATTTGGTGGTCCAGGTGCAAATGGACAAGTTGGAGATCTCTATATAAGAATTATGGTGAAGGAACATAAGTACTTTAAACGCGAAGGAAATGATATTCATTTAGAATTACCAATTTCATTCATTGATGTTATCAACGAAAGAATAATTGATGTTCCAACACCTTATGGTTTAGACAAAATAAAATTAAAGAAAACTTACAATGACACAATGACTATTAAATTAGTTGGAAAAGGTGTTAAAACATCAAAGGGAACCGGAGATTTAAGACTTAAATTAAGAATAATTATTCCACCTAATTTATCACCAATTGATTATGATAACTTAATAAAATCTAGTATGGGTGCAAGAGACAATTCTAATAAGGAATTTGTATCAAAGGTTAAGAAAGAAAGGTAA
- the gpmI gene encoding 2,3-bisphosphoglycerate-independent phosphoglycerate mutase — translation MKKVVLIVIDGLGLREEKQGNAFALANTPTFDMMFKEYPNSIIQASGEYVGLPVGQMGNSEVGHLNIGAGTVVYTGLSLIKKALDDKKFAKNQSFLTAFNSVKKNNSTLHLMGLLSPGGVHSLEDHLFALLDAAHNFGLKNVSVHCFGDGRDVAPKSILISIEKLQEKCDKYGYKIASIAGRFYSMDRDKMFDRVEQGYDALLGLTESKFNTAKEFVEEQYSKGITDEFLVPSINQNCKKEDFINNNDSIIFFNFRPDRARQLSHLFINSKLYDAKPKNIRKISEFVSMMKYEGLNTLVAFDEMKITHPIGKVLELANKKQLRIAETQKYAHVTFFMDGGNDIEYKNSKRIMVPSLKVESYATAPQMSAKGITDELLANGLDYDVTIMNYANPDMVGHTGDLKATVTAVEVLDSQLRRVLDWADKNSVTIFITADHGNAELTEDAQGNPATKHTSSPVMLICNDKNVRLENGKLANVAPTVLDYINIKQPKEMDEKSLLIK, via the coding sequence ATGAAGAAAGTTGTACTAATAGTTATAGACGGTTTAGGTCTAAGAGAAGAAAAACAAGGTAACGCGTTTGCATTAGCAAACACGCCTACCTTTGATATGATGTTCAAAGAATATCCAAATTCAATAATTCAAGCATCAGGAGAGTATGTGGGACTACCTGTTGGACAAATGGGAAATAGTGAAGTTGGACATTTAAACATTGGAGCTGGTACAGTAGTTTATACTGGGCTATCATTGATTAAAAAAGCTCTTGATGATAAGAAGTTTGCTAAAAATCAATCTTTTTTAACTGCATTTAATAGTGTTAAAAAGAATAATTCAACTCTACACTTAATGGGGTTATTAAGCCCAGGAGGAGTTCATTCGCTTGAAGATCATTTGTTTGCATTGCTTGATGCAGCCCATAATTTTGGACTTAAAAATGTTTCAGTTCATTGTTTCGGAGACGGAAGAGATGTTGCTCCAAAATCAATTTTAATTTCTATTGAAAAACTTCAAGAAAAATGCGATAAATATGGATATAAAATCGCAAGTATTGCTGGACGTTTTTACTCAATGGATAGAGACAAAATGTTTGATAGAGTTGAACAAGGATATGATGCACTACTGGGATTGACTGAAAGCAAATTTAATACTGCAAAAGAATTTGTAGAGGAACAATATTCAAAAGGAATTACTGACGAATTCTTAGTTCCATCAATTAATCAAAATTGTAAGAAAGAAGATTTTATAAACAATAATGATTCAATTATATTCTTTAATTTTAGACCAGATAGAGCAAGACAATTAAGCCATCTATTTATAAATTCAAAATTGTATGATGCAAAACCTAAAAACATAAGAAAAATATCAGAATTTGTTTCAATGATGAAATATGAAGGTTTAAATACTTTGGTTGCTTTTGATGAAATGAAAATTACACATCCTATTGGAAAAGTTTTAGAACTTGCAAACAAAAAACAATTAAGAATTGCAGAAACGCAAAAATATGCTCATGTTACTTTCTTTATGGATGGTGGAAATGATATTGAATATAAGAATTCAAAAAGAATAATGGTTCCTTCATTAAAAGTTGAATCTTATGCAACAGCACCACAAATGTCTGCAAAAGGAATTACTGATGAATTATTGGCCAACGGATTAGACTATGATGTAACAATTATGAACTATGCAAATCCCGATATGGTTGGACATACAGGAGATTTAAAGGCTACAGTTACAGCTGTTGAAGTTTTAGATAGCCAACTTAGAAGAGTTTTAGATTGAGCTGATAAAAATTCCGTAACAATCTTTATTACAGCCGATCATGGAAATGCAGAACTAACAGAAGACGCACAAGGGAACCCAGCTACAAAACATACTTCAAGTCCTGTTATGTTAATCTGTAACGATAAAAACGTTAGACTTGAAAACGGAAAATTAGCTAATGTTGCTCCAACTGTTTTAGATTACATTAATATAAAACAACCAAAAGAAATGGATGAAAAATCTTTACTTATAAAATAA